A single region of the Brachypodium distachyon strain Bd21 chromosome 3, Brachypodium_distachyon_v3.0, whole genome shotgun sequence genome encodes:
- the LOC100830639 gene encoding indole-2-monooxygenase: MDQQQLLQHIIFSPQTLLTLLLCFLSFLLLRYYHKQPDQGRRRLPPSPPGRFPIIGHLHLVSPESPHVSLAELSKKHAGPDGLLLLDLGQARTLVVSSPRGAEAVLRAHDHAFASRPPSAVADVLFSGASDVAFAPYGERWRQARRLVTTHLLSAGKVRALAGARGEEVALVLAKVRAAAGSGQAVDLSELLGAYANDAVCRAVSGKSFREERRNELFWELIAGNAAVLAGFGMQDFFPGLARVRLLRRLLLARTIGLKKRWHELLDKIIDDHAAKLSSSSSRKQHERHDEEQEDQERDFVDVLLSLQHEYNLTRDNIKGILIDMFAAGTDTSYIVMEFVMAELMRKPHAMAKLQAEVRGQTPKDQHTVKEEDLSGMAYLKAVVKETLRLHPPVPLLLPRVAISSCDDVNGYAVPAGTHVVVNTWVLGRDAQSWGENAEEFKPERFMLDGGSEVDYKGRDFQFLPFGAGRRICPGLGFGMASVETMLANLVYCFNWELPRGIREEDIDMADVFGLTMRRKEKLLLVPTIPPDLEHDACGRSA, translated from the exons ATGGATCAGCAGCAACTACTACAACACATCATCTTCTCTCCACAAACACTGCTCACTCtgctcctctgcttcctctccttcctgCTACTACGATACTACCACAAGCAGCCGgaccaaggccgccgccggctccctcCTTCGCCTCCAGGGAGGTTCCCCATCATAGGCCACCTGCACCTGGTGAGCCCCGAATCCCCCCACGTGTCCCTGGCCGAGCTCTCCAAGAAGCACGCGGGGCCCGACGGGCTCCTTCTCCTGGACCTGGGCCAGGCGCGCACCCTCGTGGTCTCCTCCCCGCGCGGCGCGGAGGCCGTCCTGCGCGCGCACGACCACGCCTTCGCCTCGCGCCCGCCTTCCGCGGTAGCCGACGTACTCTTCAGCGGCGCCTCCGACGTCGCGTTCGCGCCCTACGGCGAGCGCTGGCGCCAGGCCCGGAGGCTCGTCACCACGCACCTGCTCAGCGCCGGCAAGGTGCGCGCCCTGGCCGGCGcccgcggcgaggaggtggcCCTGGTGCTCGCCAAGGTCCGGGCCGCGGCCGGCTCCGGACAGGCCGTGGACCTGAGCGAGCTGCTGGGCGCCTATGCCAACGACGCCGTGTGCCGCGCCGTGTCCGGCAAGTCCTTCCGGGAGGAGCGCCGGAACGAGCTGTTCTGGGAGCTCATCGCCGGGAACGCAGCCGTGTTGGCCGGGTTCGGCATGCAGGACTTCTTCCCGGGGCTGGCCAGGGTGCGCCTGCTCCGGAGGCTCTTGCTGGCTAGGACCATCGGGCTCAAGAAGAGGTGGCACGAGCTGCTCGACAAGATTATAGACGACCACGCAGCCAAgctatcttcttcttcatcgcGGAAACAGCATGAGCGACACgacgaggagcaggaagatcaGGAGAGAGACTTTGTAGAtgttctcctctctctccagCACGAGTACAATCTTACGAGAGACAACATCAAGGGCATCTTGATC GACATGTTTGCGGCGGGCACAGACACGTCATACATTGTCATGGAGTTCGTCATGGCGGAGCTCATGCGGAAGCCACACGCCATGGCCAAGCTCCAAGCTGAGGTGAGGGGCCAAACGCCCAAGGATCAACATACGGTGAAAGAGGAGGACTTGAGCGGCATGGCGTACCTGAAGGCTGTCGTGAAGGAGACACTCCGGCTGCACCCGCCGgtgccgctcctcctcccgcgcgTCGCCATCTCCAGCTGCGACGACGTCAATGGATACGCTGTCCCGGCGGGGACACATGTCGTCGTCAACACGTGGGTTCTGGGAAGAGATGCACAGTCTTGGGGGGAGAACGCAGAGGAGTTCAAGCCGGAGAGGTTCATGTTGGACGGTGGCAGCGAGGTCGACTACAAGGGGAGGGATTTCCAGTTCCTGCCGTTCGGAGCCGGGCGGAGGATCTGCCCCGGGTTGGGTTTCGGGATGGCCTCCGTGGAGACGATGCTCGCCAACCTTGTCTACTGCTTCAATTGGGAGCTCCCCCGTGGGATCCGTGAGGAGGACATAGACATGGCCGACGTGTTTGGGCTGACCATGCGTCGGAAGGAgaagcttcttcttgtcccAACGATACCACCGGATCTCGAGCATGATGCTTGCGGTAGGTCAGCTTAA
- the LOC100822257 gene encoding F-box protein SKIP28 isoform X1, which yields MLPTTATASTPPPAPAPAPAPGEPHAALFLALGYMRLPDLLACWRVCRLLGEAVAGDPLLWRRVTVEPPLSKRLTDDALLKLTARAEGTLRSLHLLGCSLVSDAGLLRVVERNPSVTELYVPKCTGLTGDGVVKIVQLLDEQNGNTNRLRLHGISRMTKHHLDIINSLMCKRNPQVKEDGRPLFYNHRVHEMLNTNDERPIDVDVCPMCKNVRLVFDCTRDDCRKAEYSWCQGWWCRGCLFCVARCENCGGCISSEDLSDACLACSDFMCLACWLTFPKCSTCNRPYCERHGHLMVPLSLPGQFSCHHCMELNSSLERQEEGY from the exons ATGCTTCCGACCACGGCGACCGCCTCCACGCctccgccggcaccggcaccggcgccggcgcctggCGAGCCGCACGCTGCCCTGTTCCTGGCTCTGGGCTACATGCGGCTGCCCGACCTGCTGGCCTGCTGGCGCGTATGCCGCCTCCTCGGCGAGGCCGTCGCGGGGGACCCCCTGCTGTGgcgccgcgtcacggtggaGCCGCCGCTCAGCAAGCGGTTGACCGACGACGCCCTCCTCAAGTTGACGGCGAGGGCGGAGGGCACACTCAGgtccctccacctcctcgggtGCTCCCTCGTCTCCGACGCCGGCCTGCTCCGCGTCGTCGAGCGCAATCCGAGCGTAACCGAG CTCTATGTGCCCAAATGTACAGGCTTGACTGGTGATGGTGTGGTGAAAATCGTTCAACTTCTGGATGAACAGAATGGAAATACAAATCGTCTCCGGCTCCATGGTATTAGCAGAATGACTAAGCATCATCTTGATATTATCAACTCTCTCATGTGCAAACGTAACCCACAAGTTAAAGAAGATGGACGTCCACTTTTCTACAACCATAGAGTCCATGAAATGCTCAACACTAATGATGAACGCCCTATTGATGTTGATGTCTGCCCTATGTGCAAAAACGTGAGGCTGGTATTTGATTGTACAAGGGATGACTGTAG GAAAGCGGAGTACAGCTGGTGCCAAGGCTGGTGGTGTCGAGGCTGCTTGTTCTGCGTTGCTAGATGCGAAAACTGTGGTGGCTGCATTAGTTCAGAGGATCTAAGTGACGCTTGTCTTGCTTGCTCAGACTTCATGTGCCTGGCTTGCTGGCTTACGTTCCCAAAATGTAGCACATGCAATCGGCCTTACTGTGAGAGGCATGGACATTTGATGGTCCCTTTATCACTGCCTGGCCAGTTTTCCTGCCACCATTGCATGGAGCTCAACTCCTCGCTCGAGAGACAGGAAGAAGGCTATTAG
- the LOC100822257 gene encoding F-box protein SKIP28 isoform X2 produces the protein METAETWRLLKCNTIHLGLCMLYVPKCTGLTGDGVVKIVQLLDEQNGNTNRLRLHGISRMTKHHLDIINSLMCKRNPQVKEDGRPLFYNHRVHEMLNTNDERPIDVDVCPMCKNVRLVFDCTRDDCRKAEYSWCQGWWCRGCLFCVARCENCGGCISSEDLSDACLACSDFMCLACWLTFPKCSTCNRPYCERHGHLMVPLSLPGQFSCHHCMELNSSLERQEEGY, from the exons ATGGAAACTGCAGAAACTTGGAGATTACTGAAGTGCAATACTATCCATCTAGGGCTTTGCATG CTCTATGTGCCCAAATGTACAGGCTTGACTGGTGATGGTGTGGTGAAAATCGTTCAACTTCTGGATGAACAGAATGGAAATACAAATCGTCTCCGGCTCCATGGTATTAGCAGAATGACTAAGCATCATCTTGATATTATCAACTCTCTCATGTGCAAACGTAACCCACAAGTTAAAGAAGATGGACGTCCACTTTTCTACAACCATAGAGTCCATGAAATGCTCAACACTAATGATGAACGCCCTATTGATGTTGATGTCTGCCCTATGTGCAAAAACGTGAGGCTGGTATTTGATTGTACAAGGGATGACTGTAG GAAAGCGGAGTACAGCTGGTGCCAAGGCTGGTGGTGTCGAGGCTGCTTGTTCTGCGTTGCTAGATGCGAAAACTGTGGTGGCTGCATTAGTTCAGAGGATCTAAGTGACGCTTGTCTTGCTTGCTCAGACTTCATGTGCCTGGCTTGCTGGCTTACGTTCCCAAAATGTAGCACATGCAATCGGCCTTACTGTGAGAGGCATGGACATTTGATGGTCCCTTTATCACTGCCTGGCCAGTTTTCCTGCCACCATTGCATGGAGCTCAACTCCTCGCTCGAGAGACAGGAAGAAGGCTATTAG
- the LOC100822257 gene encoding F-box protein SKIP28 isoform X3, which produces MLPTTATASTPPPAPAPAPAPGEPHAALFLALGYMRLPDLLACWRVCRLLGEAVAGDPLLWRRVTVEPPLSKRLTDDALLKLTARAEGTLRSLHLLGCSLVSDAGLLRVVERNPSVTELYVPKCTGLTGDGVVKIVQLLDEQNGNTNRLRLHGKRSTAGAKAGGVEAACSALLDAKTVVAALVQRI; this is translated from the exons ATGCTTCCGACCACGGCGACCGCCTCCACGCctccgccggcaccggcaccggcgccggcgcctggCGAGCCGCACGCTGCCCTGTTCCTGGCTCTGGGCTACATGCGGCTGCCCGACCTGCTGGCCTGCTGGCGCGTATGCCGCCTCCTCGGCGAGGCCGTCGCGGGGGACCCCCTGCTGTGgcgccgcgtcacggtggaGCCGCCGCTCAGCAAGCGGTTGACCGACGACGCCCTCCTCAAGTTGACGGCGAGGGCGGAGGGCACACTCAGgtccctccacctcctcgggtGCTCCCTCGTCTCCGACGCCGGCCTGCTCCGCGTCGTCGAGCGCAATCCGAGCGTAACCGAG CTCTATGTGCCCAAATGTACAGGCTTGACTGGTGATGGTGTGGTGAAAATCGTTCAACTTCTGGATGAACAGAATGGAAATACAAATCGTCTCCGGCTCCATG GAAAGCGGAGTACAGCTGGTGCCAAGGCTGGTGGTGTCGAGGCTGCTTGTTCTGCGTTGCTAGATGCGAAAACTGTGGTGGCTGCATTAGTTCAGAGGATCTAA